From a single Calothrix sp. NIES-2098 genomic region:
- a CDS encoding cation-transporting ATPase, which translates to MENTTLKLRGMSCASCARSVEDAISSVPGVNECSVNFGAEQATVNYDPRKTDLQAIQEAVDAAGYSAYPLQEQNLMVGEDDEEKRHRLKESRDLLRKVTVGGIIGTVLVIGSLPTMTGVRLPLIPTWLHNPWLQLVLTTPVQFWCGYSFYVNSWKAFKRHAATMDTLIALGTSAAYFYSLFATLFPGFFIDRGLMPEVYYETAAIVITLILLGRLFENRAKGQTSEAIRKLIGLQAKTARLIRNGREIDVPIEQVEIGDVVLVRPGEKIPVDGEVVDGTSTVDEAMVTGESIPVKKQPGDEVIGATINKTGSFKFRAIRVGKDTVLAQIVQLVQQAQGSKAPIQRLADQVTGWFVPAVIAIAILTFIIWYNIMGNVTLALITTVGVLIIACPCALGLATPTSVMVGTGKGAENGILIKGAESLELAHQIQTIVLDKTGTITQGKPTVTDFLTVDGTLNGNELKLIQLAASLERNSEHPLAEAVVRYAQSQEVTLADVKDFEAVAGSGVQGIVSNRLVQIGTQRWMEELSINTQALQQDKERLEYLGKTAVWLAIDGEIKGLMGIADAIKPTSTQAVRALQRLGLEVVMLTGDNRRTAESIAHEVGIKRVLAEVRPDQKAATVQALQAEGKIVAMVGDGINDAPALAQADVGIAIGTGTDVAIAASDITLISGDLQGIVTAIQLSRATIRNIRQNLFFAFIYNVAGIPIAAGILFPIFGWLLNPIIAGAAMAFSSVSVVTNALRLRNFQPKTLA; encoded by the coding sequence ATGGAGAATACTACACTTAAACTGCGCGGTATGAGTTGCGCTTCCTGTGCCAGAAGTGTTGAAGATGCTATTAGTTCTGTCCCTGGTGTAAATGAATGTAGCGTGAATTTTGGGGCAGAGCAGGCAACAGTTAATTATGACCCCAGAAAAACAGATTTACAAGCCATCCAAGAGGCAGTGGATGCAGCAGGTTATTCTGCCTATCCCCTCCAAGAACAAAACTTGATGGTGGGAGAAGATGATGAAGAAAAAAGACATCGCCTGAAAGAATCCCGCGATTTGCTGCGGAAGGTAACAGTAGGTGGCATTATTGGCACTGTGCTGGTAATTGGTTCGCTACCAACGATGACAGGGGTACGCCTACCTTTGATTCCCACCTGGTTACATAACCCTTGGCTGCAATTAGTACTTACCACGCCTGTACAGTTTTGGTGTGGTTATTCTTTCTACGTCAATAGTTGGAAAGCTTTCAAGCGCCATGCCGCTACAATGGATACCTTAATAGCTTTAGGTACGAGTGCAGCATATTTCTATTCCCTATTCGCTACTTTATTTCCTGGCTTTTTCATCGATCGGGGTTTGATGCCAGAGGTGTATTACGAAACAGCGGCAATTGTCATTACCTTGATTTTGTTAGGACGGCTATTTGAAAATCGCGCCAAAGGACAAACTTCAGAAGCTATTCGCAAGCTGATTGGTTTGCAAGCGAAAACCGCACGGTTGATTCGGAACGGGCGAGAAATCGATGTACCGATTGAGCAAGTAGAAATTGGCGATGTGGTGCTGGTGCGTCCTGGGGAGAAGATTCCCGTTGATGGCGAAGTAGTTGACGGGACATCCACAGTAGACGAAGCGATGGTGACTGGGGAAAGTATACCCGTGAAAAAGCAACCAGGGGATGAAGTCATCGGCGCAACCATTAACAAAACTGGCAGTTTTAAGTTTCGGGCGATAAGAGTTGGTAAGGATACTGTACTGGCGCAGATTGTCCAACTAGTACAGCAGGCTCAAGGCTCGAAAGCTCCCATTCAAAGACTAGCAGACCAAGTTACGGGGTGGTTTGTGCCAGCGGTAATTGCGATCGCAATCCTTACTTTTATTATTTGGTACAACATCATGGGCAATGTCACCCTGGCATTGATTACCACAGTTGGAGTATTAATTATCGCTTGTCCTTGTGCCTTGGGTCTAGCCACACCAACCTCTGTGATGGTAGGTACTGGTAAAGGTGCAGAAAACGGCATTTTAATTAAGGGAGCCGAAAGCTTAGAATTAGCTCACCAGATTCAAACAATTGTCTTGGACAAAACAGGTACAATTACCCAAGGCAAACCCACAGTTACAGATTTTCTCACAGTTGACGGTACGCTGAACGGCAACGAACTGAAGCTGATACAACTAGCCGCATCCTTAGAACGCAATTCGGAACACCCCTTGGCAGAAGCCGTTGTTCGATATGCCCAATCTCAGGAAGTAACCTTAGCAGATGTCAAAGATTTTGAAGCTGTGGCAGGTAGCGGTGTCCAAGGTATCGTTTCTAACCGTCTGGTGCAAATTGGTACACAACGCTGGATGGAAGAGTTGAGTATTAACACCCAAGCTTTGCAACAAGATAAAGAACGCTTAGAATACTTGGGTAAAACAGCAGTTTGGTTGGCAATTGATGGCGAAATCAAAGGATTAATGGGGATTGCTGATGCGATTAAACCCACTTCTACCCAGGCTGTGAGAGCATTACAAAGACTCGGTTTAGAAGTTGTCATGCTCACAGGTGATAACCGCCGCACCGCCGAAAGTATTGCCCATGAAGTTGGTATCAAAAGAGTCTTGGCAGAAGTGCGCCCCGACCAAAAAGCCGCTACAGTACAAGCACTACAAGCAGAAGGCAAAATTGTGGCAATGGTTGGTGATGGTATCAATGATGCACCAGCCTTAGCTCAAGCCGATGTGGGAATTGCAATTGGTACTGGTACAGATGTAGCAATCGCAGCTAGTGATATCACCTTAATCTCTGGCGATTTGCAAGGCATAGTTACAGCAATTCAACTCAGCCGCGCCACAATTCGCAACATTCGCCAAAACCTATTCTTCGCCTTCATTTACAACGTTGCTGGGATTCCCATCGCCGCCGGGATTCTCTTCCCCATCTTCGGTTGGTTACTCAACCCCATCATCGCCGGTGCAGCAATGGCCTTTAGTTCAGTTTCCGTAGTCACTAATGCACTGCGTTTACGCAACTTCCAACCTAAAACACTTGCATAG
- a CDS encoding ABC transporter-related protein, with amino-acid sequence MHKNSILLAENISYELGVDRTLFQRVHINISMDHRIALVGRNGIGKSTLLKILAGQISPSGGSVCRKHNVYYLPQISTIREKITADSVLDFLSSISDEWWKIEEILQTQFHTTLDLSLPVTNLSGGELTKLFLAIGLSQEPNLLLLDEPTNHMDLQALESLRLFLQDFAGAYIIVSHKPFFLDRVTQVTWELTPDGVKVYGGNFSYYRKQKEIELEVALRSHEVARKELKRAQATAMQEQQRAAQSHRQGRAKFLNGSIDRMSAGLIKTKAEASAGNAKKKHELAVAKATQNVADTKVKTTKVTSIQLAERDQKRRNLIDIQGANLWVSESLLIKNMQMHITCGDRIAIVGANGSGKSTLAKAILEKEQQALLDSGEVLLSPTMKAVYLDQTYELVNRQQTILENMQSANPNLSYQQLRQQLGHFLFKYDDVHKSASVLSGGELARLAIAIVSISEIDLLILDEPTNNLDIETVEQMVAGINDYQGALWVISHDIDFLSRINITQGFKLSQQALQLTTYLPSTPEEYYQELLACFN; translated from the coding sequence ATGCATAAAAATTCAATTTTATTAGCTGAGAACATCAGTTACGAACTTGGCGTAGATAGAACTCTATTTCAGCGAGTTCATATCAATATTAGTATGGATCATCGCATTGCTTTGGTTGGTCGCAATGGGATAGGAAAATCCACTCTACTGAAGATACTTGCAGGTCAAATTAGCCCTAGCGGTGGGTCTGTATGTCGTAAGCATAATGTCTACTACTTACCCCAAATCAGCACCATTCGAGAAAAAATTACAGCAGATTCAGTACTCGATTTTTTAAGTTCTATTTCTGATGAATGGTGGAAAATTGAAGAAATTTTGCAAACCCAATTTCACACTACGCTTGATTTATCCCTACCAGTTACTAACTTAAGTGGTGGGGAACTTACAAAACTATTTCTAGCAATTGGTTTATCTCAAGAACCAAATCTGCTATTGCTGGATGAACCAACAAATCACATGGATCTACAGGCTTTAGAAAGTTTAAGGCTGTTTCTGCAAGATTTTGCTGGCGCATATATCATTGTCTCCCACAAGCCTTTTTTCTTGGATCGGGTGACACAAGTTACTTGGGAACTGACACCCGACGGGGTAAAAGTATACGGTGGTAATTTTTCTTACTATCGAAAACAGAAAGAAATCGAGTTAGAAGTGGCATTGCGATCGCATGAAGTTGCCAGAAAAGAACTTAAACGCGCCCAAGCTACAGCTATGCAAGAACAGCAACGCGCCGCCCAATCTCACCGCCAAGGGCGGGCTAAGTTTCTCAATGGCAGCATCGATCGGATGTCAGCCGGATTGATCAAAACCAAAGCCGAGGCTTCCGCTGGCAATGCGAAAAAGAAACACGAACTTGCAGTAGCAAAAGCTACTCAAAATGTGGCAGATACCAAAGTAAAAACCACTAAGGTGACAAGTATTCAATTAGCAGAAAGGGATCAAAAACGCAGAAATTTGATTGATATTCAGGGTGCAAATCTTTGGGTGTCAGAAAGCTTGCTGATTAAAAATATGCAGATGCATATTACCTGTGGCGATCGCATTGCGATTGTCGGCGCGAATGGTTCGGGTAAATCGACTCTCGCCAAAGCAATTCTAGAGAAAGAACAGCAAGCACTTTTGGATTCGGGTGAGGTTTTGCTCTCACCAACGATGAAAGCTGTATATCTCGACCAAACCTATGAACTGGTAAACCGCCAGCAGACAATTCTCGAAAATATGCAATCTGCGAATCCCAACCTCAGCTATCAACAGCTGCGTCAACAACTGGGACACTTTCTGTTCAAATACGATGACGTTCACAAAAGCGCATCGGTGTTGAGTGGTGGTGAATTAGCCAGATTAGCGATCGCGATCGTCAGCATCTCAGAAATTGATTTGTTAATTCTCGATGAGCCGACTAATAACTTGGATATTGAAACCGTTGAGCAAATGGTTGCAGGTATTAATGATTATCAGGGTGCCCTTTGGGTAATTTCTCACGATATTGATTTTCTCAGCCGCATCAACATTACTCAAGGTTTCAAGTTAAGCCAGCAAGCTTTACAACTAACAACTTATTTACCCAGTACACCAGAGGAATATTATCAAGAATTGCTGGCTTGTTTCAATTGA
- a CDS encoding exopolyphosphatase, producing the protein MLSLVSANCMSLPTPTVKQHRIIAAIDLGTNSLHMVVVKIDTTLPAFTIIAREKETVRLGDRDLATGYLKPEIIDKAIAALGRFQEVAKTFNAETVVAVATSAVREAPNGKDFLHRIAVDLGLNVDLISGQEEARRIYLGVLSGMEFHNQPHTIVDIGGGSTEIILGDSNEPRTLTSTKIGAVRLTSELIRTDPISNSEFQYLQAYARGMLERSVEEVQANLKFGESPRLVGTSGTIETLALINAREKLGYVPSTLNGYQLSLKDLRDWVNRLRKLNNIERSVIPGMPEKRSEVILAGAVILQEAMTLLGVDSVTICERALREGVIVDWMLAHGLIEDKLRFQSSIRQRSVLKQASKYQINLEHCDRIAKFALSLFDQTQNKLHYWDTEERQLLWAAAILHNCGHHISHSSHHKHSYYIIRNSELLGYTETEIEIIANLARYHRKSAPKKKHENFRNLLSKQHRQIVSQLSAILRLAVALDRRQIGAVARVQCEYYSNNQEVKLRVFPFHPDDDCDLEMWSLDYKKGVFEAEFNVKLVTSLEPYAMAISS; encoded by the coding sequence ATGCTGAGTTTAGTTTCAGCTAACTGCATGAGCCTTCCTACGCCAACAGTTAAGCAACACCGGATTATTGCTGCCATTGACCTAGGTACTAATTCTCTGCACATGGTAGTGGTGAAAATTGACACCACCCTACCAGCATTTACCATTATTGCTAGAGAAAAAGAAACTGTGAGACTAGGCGATCGCGATCTGGCTACGGGTTATCTTAAACCAGAAATTATCGATAAGGCGATCGCGGCACTAGGACGCTTTCAAGAAGTTGCCAAAACTTTTAACGCTGAAACAGTCGTAGCTGTAGCAACTAGCGCCGTCCGCGAAGCGCCCAATGGTAAAGATTTTCTCCATAGAATCGCAGTTGACTTGGGTTTGAACGTTGACTTGATTTCTGGACAAGAGGAAGCGCGACGCATTTACCTGGGTGTACTGTCGGGGATGGAATTTCACAACCAGCCTCACACAATCGTGGATATTGGCGGTGGTTCCACAGAAATAATTTTGGGCGACAGTAACGAGCCACGCACGCTTACGAGTACTAAAATTGGTGCAGTCCGCCTCACAAGCGAATTAATTAGAACTGACCCGATTAGTAACTCTGAGTTTCAGTACCTGCAAGCTTACGCACGGGGAATGTTAGAACGTTCTGTAGAAGAAGTGCAGGCAAATCTCAAGTTTGGCGAATCGCCCCGGTTGGTGGGAACTTCAGGTACGATTGAAACCTTGGCGTTGATTAATGCTAGAGAAAAATTAGGTTACGTTCCTTCTACACTCAATGGCTATCAACTCAGCCTCAAGGACTTGCGCGATTGGGTGAATCGCTTGCGGAAACTGAATAACATCGAAAGAAGTGTAATTCCTGGTATGCCAGAAAAGCGGTCTGAAGTTATACTGGCAGGCGCAGTAATATTACAGGAAGCTATGACGCTCTTAGGCGTTGATTCAGTGACAATATGCGAACGTGCCCTCCGCGAGGGTGTAATCGTGGACTGGATGCTAGCCCACGGTTTAATTGAAGATAAACTGCGTTTCCAAAGTTCAATTCGGCAGCGTAGCGTCCTTAAACAAGCTAGCAAGTATCAAATTAACTTAGAACATTGCGATCGCATAGCCAAATTTGCTCTGAGTTTATTTGACCAAACGCAAAACAAATTACACTACTGGGACACAGAAGAACGGCAACTACTATGGGCAGCTGCGATATTACATAATTGCGGTCATCATATCAGCCATTCATCTCACCACAAACACTCTTACTATATAATTCGCAATAGTGAATTACTCGGTTATACCGAAACTGAAATTGAAATCATTGCCAATTTAGCCAGATATCATCGCAAATCTGCCCCCAAGAAAAAGCACGAGAATTTCCGCAATTTACTAAGCAAACAGCACCGTCAAATAGTCAGCCAATTAAGTGCAATTTTAAGATTGGCAGTAGCTTTAGATCGGCGACAAATTGGTGCTGTTGCCAGAGTCCAGTGCGAATACTATTCCAATAATCAAGAAGTGAAGTTGCGAGTTTTTCCCTTTCATCCCGATGATGATTGTGACTTAGAAATGTGGAGTTTAGATTATAAAAAAGGAGTATTTGAGGCAGAATTTAATGTAAAATTAGTGACCTCTTTAGAACCTTATGCGATGGCCATTAGCTCATAA
- a CDS encoding 4-hydroxybenzoate-octaprenyl transferase, producing the protein MLNTPETNSEPMWLVIFRLLRWHKPEGRLILMIPALWALFLAAAGKPPLPLVGAIVLGTLATSAAGCVVNDLWDRDIDPEVERTRDRPLAARTLSIKVGIAVGIVALFCAAILAFYLNPLTFWLSAAAVPVILLYPGAKRVFPIPQLVLSIAWGFAVLISWSAVTQNISQPTWLLWGATVLWTLGFDTVYAMSDREDDQRIGINSSALFFGNYAPLAIGIFFAGTIALLACLGISIHLHIAFWISLVIAAIGWIWQSLQLSKPNLPNPAYAEMFRQNVWIGFILLAGMIAGSL; encoded by the coding sequence ATGCTAAACACGCCAGAAACCAATTCCGAACCGATGTGGCTTGTGATTTTTCGGCTTTTGCGGTGGCATAAACCAGAAGGACGATTAATTTTGATGATTCCTGCCCTTTGGGCTTTGTTTTTGGCAGCCGCAGGTAAACCGCCTTTGCCTTTAGTTGGCGCGATTGTATTGGGTACTCTCGCCACAAGTGCGGCTGGTTGCGTGGTCAACGATCTGTGGGATCGAGATATCGACCCTGAAGTGGAAAGAACGCGCGATCGCCCTTTAGCTGCTCGTACACTATCAATTAAAGTCGGGATTGCTGTAGGCATAGTAGCGCTGTTTTGTGCCGCAATTCTGGCGTTTTATCTTAATCCTTTAACTTTTTGGTTGTCTGCGGCAGCAGTGCCCGTAATTTTACTGTATCCAGGGGCAAAGCGAGTTTTTCCCATACCGCAATTAGTATTGTCAATTGCTTGGGGTTTTGCTGTATTGATTAGCTGGAGTGCAGTAACTCAAAATATCTCCCAACCTACTTGGTTACTTTGGGGCGCAACTGTATTGTGGACATTAGGATTTGATACTGTTTACGCTATGAGCGATCGCGAGGACGATCAACGCATTGGGATTAATTCTAGCGCTCTCTTCTTTGGGAATTACGCTCCTTTAGCAATTGGGATTTTCTTTGCTGGCACAATTGCCTTACTTGCTTGCTTAGGTATTTCCATCCACCTTCACATTGCCTTTTGGATTAGCCTAGTAATTGCCGCAATTGGTTGGATTTGGCAGTCACTACAGTTAAGCAAGCCAAATTTACCCAATCCTGCTTATGCTGAGATGTTCCGGCAAAATGTTTGGATTGGTTTTATCTTACTGGCTGGGATGATTGCTGGTTCTTTGTAA
- a CDS encoding putative P450 cytochrome, translated as MRTTIVGVMGPGEKATASDLQNAYELGLLIAQQGWILLTGGRNAGVMDAANKGAKFANGLTLGILPKNQQDSISHDVDIAVFTDMGNARNNINVLSSDVVIACGMGAGTASEIALALKGNKAVILLNDDAESKVFFKKLSPENVYIVESAVDAIASAKLILNKTAKSG; from the coding sequence ATGAGAACAACTATTGTTGGAGTGATGGGGCCGGGAGAAAAGGCGACAGCAAGTGATTTGCAAAATGCCTATGAATTAGGTCTTCTTATTGCCCAGCAAGGATGGATTTTACTCACTGGCGGTAGAAATGCGGGAGTGATGGATGCTGCAAATAAGGGTGCTAAATTTGCTAATGGTTTAACGCTGGGTATTCTCCCAAAAAATCAGCAAGATAGTATTTCTCATGATGTGGATATTGCCGTTTTTACAGATATGGGAAATGCTCGAAATAATATTAATGTTCTCTCTAGCGATGTGGTAATTGCTTGTGGGATGGGTGCGGGAACTGCTTCAGAAATCGCTTTGGCTTTGAAAGGAAATAAGGCAGTGATTTTACTGAACGACGATGCAGAAAGCAAAGTGTTCTTTAAAAAGCTGTCACCAGAGAATGTTTATATTGTGGAGAGTGCGGTAGATGCGATCGCATCTGCCAAGCTAATTTTAAACAAGACTGCCAAATCAGGATAG
- a CDS encoding peptidase M50: MNGTIRVGNLFGIPFYIHPSWFLVLGLVTWTYSSGLMGQFPQLSGGLALILGLMTALLLFASVVAHELGHSFVALRQGIDVKSITLFIFGGLASLEKESKTPGEAFWVAIAGPLVSLLLCAAVTGVGYATAATGPLAAILGVVAAVNLALALFNLIPGLPLDGGNILKALVWKITGNPYKGVTFASRVGQIFGWVAIASGVIPLVLFGSLANFWNLLIGFFLLRNAGNAAQFARVQEKLTGLTAEDVVTPNSPIVSANLTLREFADERILSGEQWHRFLVTDDEGQLVGAIAASDLRTIPTTEWSETQVKQVMRPITESTTVQSDKPLVEVVQLLEQQQLSALTVIRDNGVLVGILEKAAIIQLLQRKSEFNPA; this comes from the coding sequence ATGAATGGCACAATACGCGTTGGTAATCTCTTTGGGATTCCCTTCTACATCCATCCGTCGTGGTTTTTAGTGCTTGGGTTGGTAACTTGGACTTATAGCAGCGGACTGATGGGGCAATTTCCTCAGTTATCTGGGGGATTAGCTTTGATATTAGGATTGATGACAGCGCTGTTGTTATTTGCCTCTGTCGTCGCCCACGAATTAGGACATAGCTTTGTTGCTCTTCGTCAAGGAATTGATGTTAAATCAATTACACTATTTATCTTTGGCGGTTTAGCCAGCTTAGAAAAAGAATCGAAAACCCCAGGTGAAGCGTTTTGGGTAGCGATCGCGGGGCCGTTAGTTAGTCTATTGCTATGTGCTGCGGTGACAGGCGTTGGTTATGCTACTGCTGCCACAGGCCCGCTAGCTGCAATTCTGGGTGTTGTGGCTGCTGTTAACCTAGCGCTAGCACTGTTTAACTTAATTCCTGGCTTGCCTTTGGATGGCGGAAATATACTGAAAGCCTTAGTTTGGAAAATTACAGGTAATCCTTATAAAGGCGTAACATTTGCCAGCCGAGTTGGACAGATATTTGGTTGGGTTGCGATCGCCTCTGGTGTAATTCCGCTAGTTTTATTTGGCAGCCTTGCTAACTTCTGGAACTTGTTAATCGGTTTCTTCTTGCTACGAAATGCAGGGAATGCGGCGCAATTTGCCAGAGTGCAAGAAAAACTTACAGGTTTAACAGCAGAGGATGTTGTCACTCCTAATAGCCCGATTGTATCTGCTAACCTAACTCTCAGAGAGTTTGCTGACGAACGCATATTAAGTGGCGAACAATGGCATCGCTTCTTAGTGACCGATGATGAGGGACAATTAGTAGGTGCGATCGCTGCTAGCGATTTACGAACCATCCCTACAACCGAGTGGTCGGAAACTCAAGTTAAACAAGTAATGCGACCCATTACAGAATCTACCACAGTTCAATCAGACAAGCCGTTAGTAGAAGTAGTTCAGCTACTCGAACAACAACAGTTATCTGCACTGACTGTAATTCGCGACAACGGTGTGCTAGTGGGAATTTTAGAGAAAGCTGCAATTATTCAACTACTGCAACGCAAATCTGAATTTAACCCTGCATAG